A genomic window from Candidatus Thiocaldithrix dubininis includes:
- the cutA gene encoding divalent-cation tolerance protein CutA has protein sequence MNDTLLVVTTVPEQQIARNLAKAVLAENLAAYISIIPHAASIYKWQQDICETDEYLLLIKTQQSCYSRLQTFIRANRRYKRPNVIALPTTQGLPAYLGWIKESTQA, from the coding sequence ATGAACGACACCCTGCTGGTTGTCACCACAGTGCCAGAACAACAAATTGCCCGTAACTTAGCGAAAGCGGTGTTAGCAGAAAATTTAGCCGCTTATATCAGTATCATTCCACACGCTGCCTCTATTTACAAATGGCAACAGGATATATGTGAGACGGATGAATACCTCTTATTAATCAAAACTCAACAAAGTTGCTATAGCCGTTTACAAACGTTTATTCGTGCGAATCGTCGTTATAAACGACCTAACGTTATAGCATTACCCACAACACAGGGCTTGCCTGCCTACTTAGGATGGATCAAAGAGAGTACCCAAGCATGA